The following proteins are encoded in a genomic region of Portunus trituberculatus isolate SZX2019 chromosome 13, ASM1759143v1, whole genome shotgun sequence:
- the LOC123503245 gene encoding flavin-containing monooxygenase FMO GS-OX-like 4 isoform X2 has product METRGVGTVIGPWRHLEAVPGRWQRSKRTDLPAVLMAFPDFKFPEGESFMHHTTVLKYLEDYACHFSLLTSIKFGHRVEEVSPAAAHDGQMSWRVTVRDLSTDLTHVTTCWALFICNGHFSEPNFPEIEGIEKYRGQRLHSHDYREPSAFLDRRVMVLGAGASGLDIGLEIAKVADKVFLSHKFPIVIPSEFPNTLRQVRAVVTANETGFVLTDGTHVEADVILYCTGYKYKFPFLTGECGIEVKDNLVHNLHKHIINIRYPTMGFIGLPSRVIVFPLVNYQVQYFLATLRGEVTLPSLEEMTAIAHKTNHERREQGLSDKHYHTLSSDQFEYLEDLAREAGLKQPPLFMPQLLRIVLLRLFFSFPVFKSYSYDISGDGVIIETLRGRRIATHWDLFKLILTQFVRCLWRDFPRVVGFFVSHLMSKFTGFFRVSK; this is encoded by the exons ATGGAGACCCGTGGTGTGGGAACAGTCATTGGACCTTGGCGGCACCTGGAGGCTGTCCCAGGACGTTGGCAGCGATCAAAGAG AACAGACTTGCCTGCAGTGCTTATGGCATTCCCagatttcaagtttccagaagGTGAATCTTTCATGCATCACACCACCGTTCTCAAGTATCTGGAGGACTATGCTTGCCACTTCAGTCTCCTAACCTCCATCAAG TTTGGACATCGTGTGGAGGAAGTGTCACCAGCAGCGGCCCATGATGGACAGATGAGCTGGAGGGTCACAGTCAGGGACCTCTCTACAGACCTTACTCACGTCACCACATGCTGGGCTCTGTTCATTTGTAATGG TCATTTTTCAGAGCCAAATTTCCCTGAGATCGAAGGAATCGAGAAATACCGTGGGCAGAGACTACACAGCCACGATTACAGAGAGCCCTCCGCCTTTCTGGACAGGCGGGTGATGGTTCTTGGGGCTGGCGCCTCAGGCCTAGACATCGGCCTTGAAATAGCTAAAGTAGCAGACAAG GTTTTCCTCTCGCACAAGTTTCCCATCGTGATCCCGTCTGAGTTCCCCAACACTCTGCGTCAGGTACGGGCTGTTGTAACGGCTAATGAGACAGGTTTTGTGTTAACTGATGGAACGCACGTTGAGGCAGATGTTATTTTGTACTGTACAG gatATAAATACAAATTTCCCTTCCTGACTGGTGAATGCGGCATTGAGGTGAAGGATAACCTCGTGCACAACTTGCATAAGCACATCATCAATATCAGATATCCCACAATGGGCTTCATTGGCCTCCCATCACGAGTCATCGTCTTCCCTCTCGTCAATTACCAG gtgcaGTATTTCCTTGCTACTCTGAGAGGTGAGGTCACGCTACCGTCACTTGAAGAAATGACAGCCATCGCCCACAAAACTAACCATGAACGAAGGGAACAGGGATTATCAGATAAACACTACCACACTCTTTCCTCGGACCAGTTTGAGTACCTCGAGGACTTGGCGAGGGAAGCTGGACTGAAGCAACCGCCGCTCTTCATGCCTCAGTTACTGAGGATAGTGTTGCTTcggttgtttttttcattccctgtCTTTAAGAGCTACAGCTACGACATCTCTGGGGATGGCGTTATAATAGAAACTTTGAGAGGACGACGTATAGCGACACACTGGGATCTATTTAAGCTAATCTTGACACAGTTTGTCCGATGTCTTTGGAGAGACTTTCCACGTGTGGTCGGTTTCTTTGTTTCCCATCTCATGAGTAAATTCACTGGATTTTTTAGGGTATCGAAGTAG
- the LOC123503245 gene encoding flavin-containing monooxygenase FMO GS-OX-like 4 isoform X1 codes for MAEQGFERVVGIIGAGAAGLCAARHVESVQGWRPVVWEQSLDLGGTWRLSQDVGSDQRGFPVHSSLYTNLRTDLPAVLMAFPDFKFPEGESFMHHTTVLKYLEDYACHFSLLTSIKFGHRVEEVSPAAAHDGQMSWRVTVRDLSTDLTHVTTCWALFICNGHFSEPNFPEIEGIEKYRGQRLHSHDYREPSAFLDRRVMVLGAGASGLDIGLEIAKVADKVFLSHKFPIVIPSEFPNTLRQVRAVVTANETGFVLTDGTHVEADVILYCTGYKYKFPFLTGECGIEVKDNLVHNLHKHIINIRYPTMGFIGLPSRVIVFPLVNYQVQYFLATLRGEVTLPSLEEMTAIAHKTNHERREQGLSDKHYHTLSSDQFEYLEDLAREAGLKQPPLFMPQLLRIVLLRLFFSFPVFKSYSYDISGDGVIIETLRGRRIATHWDLFKLILTQFVRCLWRDFPRVVGFFVSHLMSKFTGFFRVSK; via the exons ATGGCAGAGCAAGG GTTTGAGCGTGTGGTGGGGATCATAGGGGCAGGGGCTGCGGGCCTGTGTGCAGCCCGCCACGTGGAAAGTGTTCAGGGATGGAGACCCGTGGTGTGGGAACAGTCATTGGACCTTGGCGGCACCTGGAGGCTGTCCCAGGACGTTGGCAGCGATCAAAGAGGTTTTCCAGTCCATTCAAGTCTTTATACAAATTTGAG AACAGACTTGCCTGCAGTGCTTATGGCATTCCCagatttcaagtttccagaagGTGAATCTTTCATGCATCACACCACCGTTCTCAAGTATCTGGAGGACTATGCTTGCCACTTCAGTCTCCTAACCTCCATCAAG TTTGGACATCGTGTGGAGGAAGTGTCACCAGCAGCGGCCCATGATGGACAGATGAGCTGGAGGGTCACAGTCAGGGACCTCTCTACAGACCTTACTCACGTCACCACATGCTGGGCTCTGTTCATTTGTAATGG TCATTTTTCAGAGCCAAATTTCCCTGAGATCGAAGGAATCGAGAAATACCGTGGGCAGAGACTACACAGCCACGATTACAGAGAGCCCTCCGCCTTTCTGGACAGGCGGGTGATGGTTCTTGGGGCTGGCGCCTCAGGCCTAGACATCGGCCTTGAAATAGCTAAAGTAGCAGACAAG GTTTTCCTCTCGCACAAGTTTCCCATCGTGATCCCGTCTGAGTTCCCCAACACTCTGCGTCAGGTACGGGCTGTTGTAACGGCTAATGAGACAGGTTTTGTGTTAACTGATGGAACGCACGTTGAGGCAGATGTTATTTTGTACTGTACAG gatATAAATACAAATTTCCCTTCCTGACTGGTGAATGCGGCATTGAGGTGAAGGATAACCTCGTGCACAACTTGCATAAGCACATCATCAATATCAGATATCCCACAATGGGCTTCATTGGCCTCCCATCACGAGTCATCGTCTTCCCTCTCGTCAATTACCAG gtgcaGTATTTCCTTGCTACTCTGAGAGGTGAGGTCACGCTACCGTCACTTGAAGAAATGACAGCCATCGCCCACAAAACTAACCATGAACGAAGGGAACAGGGATTATCAGATAAACACTACCACACTCTTTCCTCGGACCAGTTTGAGTACCTCGAGGACTTGGCGAGGGAAGCTGGACTGAAGCAACCGCCGCTCTTCATGCCTCAGTTACTGAGGATAGTGTTGCTTcggttgtttttttcattccctgtCTTTAAGAGCTACAGCTACGACATCTCTGGGGATGGCGTTATAATAGAAACTTTGAGAGGACGACGTATAGCGACACACTGGGATCTATTTAAGCTAATCTTGACACAGTTTGTCCGATGTCTTTGGAGAGACTTTCCACGTGTGGTCGGTTTCTTTGTTTCCCATCTCATGAGTAAATTCACTGGATTTTTTAGGGTATCGAAGTAG